One Kiritimatiellia bacterium DNA window includes the following coding sequences:
- the clpP gene encoding ATP-dependent Clp endopeptidase proteolytic subunit ClpP, with product MTSEQGQVLIPMVIEQTGRGERAYDIYSRLLKERIIFLGTAINDDVANLVIAQMLFLQGEDAEKDINLYINSPGGSVTAGLAIYDTMQHLKCDVVTYCVGQAASMGAVLLAAGTRGKRHALPNARIMIHQPWGGAQGQATDISIQAKEILRLRDRLNEILSAHTGRPVEDIARDTDRDFFMSAEEARAYGLVDDVMASRKQPGKAR from the coding sequence ATGACGTCCGAACAGGGGCAGGTGCTCATCCCTATGGTCATCGAGCAGACCGGGCGCGGCGAGCGCGCGTATGACATCTATTCCCGGCTGCTCAAGGAGCGCATCATCTTTCTCGGCACGGCCATCAATGACGACGTCGCCAACCTGGTCATCGCCCAGATGCTCTTTCTTCAGGGCGAGGATGCCGAGAAGGACATTAACCTTTACATCAATTCACCCGGCGGATCGGTTACGGCTGGCCTGGCGATCTATGACACGATGCAGCACCTCAAATGCGATGTGGTGACCTATTGTGTGGGCCAAGCGGCCAGCATGGGGGCCGTCCTTCTCGCCGCAGGGACGCGCGGCAAGCGCCATGCGCTGCCAAATGCCCGCATCATGATCCACCAACCCTGGGGCGGCGCACAGGGTCAGGCGACTGACATCAGCATCCAGGCCAAGGAGATTCTTCGCTTGCGAGACCGCCTGAACGAGATCCTGTCCGCTCACACGGGCCGGCCGGTGGAGGATATCGCGCGAGACACCGATCGTGATTTCTTCATGTCGGCCGAAGAAGCCCGAGCGTACGGCCTCGTCGATGACGTGATGGCAAGCCGTAAACAACCTGGAAAGGCCCGATAA
- the tig gene encoding trigger factor: MNVRVETLGPCRRELFIQIPSEEVRDEFEKTTREYARHARIPGFRPGHAPQNLVRRRFHKEISDDVKQRLISRAYQSALSREKLAPVAVLDVRDGEMLETEPFSFSVIVDVAPDFVLPDYKRLRVVRRPISVQESQIDETLKLLREKQARFVEANDQPAEIGDLVLIDFDGVSEGRPIEELVPEAKGLGSGRDFWLLVDSAREFVPGFSQALCGATAGTKREIQVDFPPDYPETALAGRKAAYFVTVKGVRKRKIPPLDEEFVRAAGAASLEELRERVRRDLMEIFESNERRRIEDQITEQLLRGVDFELPESQVRGETEQLIYEIVNENRIRGVSDDEIRAHKDDILQGASRSAAEKIKLRYILKRIAEAENLFVSEEEVRSRIRAMAIRRGITESRLLTDLQERGLLEDLRDAILARKTLDRLVELAEVVTEAPVEEKKP, translated from the coding sequence ATGAATGTTCGTGTCGAAACGCTTGGGCCGTGCCGGCGGGAACTTTTCATCCAAATCCCTTCAGAGGAAGTGAGGGATGAGTTTGAAAAAACAACCCGCGAATATGCTCGCCATGCCCGAATTCCCGGGTTTCGGCCTGGCCACGCGCCTCAAAATTTGGTTCGTCGCCGGTTTCATAAGGAAATTTCGGATGACGTAAAACAGCGTCTGATTTCCCGCGCCTACCAATCGGCCCTGTCGCGGGAGAAACTGGCTCCCGTCGCGGTGCTAGACGTTCGGGACGGCGAGATGCTTGAAACCGAGCCGTTTTCCTTTTCGGTCATTGTGGATGTCGCCCCTGACTTCGTGTTGCCGGATTACAAGCGGTTGCGGGTCGTTCGCCGGCCGATTTCGGTACAAGAATCCCAGATCGATGAAACCCTCAAACTTCTCCGCGAAAAACAAGCCCGCTTTGTCGAGGCCAACGATCAGCCGGCAGAAATCGGAGATTTGGTGCTAATCGATTTCGATGGCGTTTCTGAGGGCCGTCCGATCGAGGAGCTTGTCCCCGAGGCCAAGGGGTTGGGTTCGGGCCGCGATTTCTGGCTTCTCGTCGATTCAGCGCGGGAATTCGTACCCGGTTTTTCGCAGGCGCTCTGCGGCGCGACGGCCGGAACGAAGAGGGAGATCCAGGTGGATTTTCCGCCGGACTATCCCGAGACCGCGCTCGCGGGCAGGAAGGCTGCGTACTTTGTGACGGTCAAAGGGGTTCGAAAGCGGAAGATTCCGCCGTTGGATGAGGAATTCGTACGCGCCGCGGGCGCAGCGTCTCTGGAGGAGCTTCGGGAGCGGGTGCGCAGGGATCTGATGGAAATTTTTGAGTCCAATGAGCGACGCCGGATCGAGGACCAAATTACCGAGCAGCTCCTGCGGGGCGTTGATTTTGAGCTGCCCGAGTCCCAGGTGCGGGGCGAGACGGAACAACTGATCTACGAGATCGTCAACGAAAATCGAATCCGCGGGGTGAGCGACGACGAAATACGAGCCCACAAGGATGACATTCTGCAGGGGGCCTCACGGTCGGCTGCGGAAAAAATCAAACTTCGGTATATTTTGAAGCGGATCGCAGAGGCGGAGAATCTGTTCGTCAGCGAGGAGGAGGTGCGCAGCCGAATCCGCGCCATGGCAATCCGTCGGGGCATAACGGAATCCCGACTGCTTACCGACCTTCAGGAACGCGGGTTGCTCGAGGATCTTCGGGACGCCATTTTGGCTCGGAAAACGCTTGATCGACTGGTCGAGCTGGCGGAAGTTGTCACGGAAGCTCCGGTTGAGGAGAAGAAGCCATGA